In Virgibacillus sp. NKC19-16, a single genomic region encodes these proteins:
- a CDS encoding putative ABC transporter permease subunit has protein sequence MMKVLLNNQRKLLINSIKSQSRSNIISYFVALIILGFLLFFLSRGVLAVGESITEPVLLGILGYGFLVSIVFIVLMGVPQVFKNLYAATDLGLLFTLPIPTRYIFWVKYIQSFIGVPLVIFVFLAVLLMVYGVLAEASLIFYPVSLLVLLAIIAIGLSLAYLMNLVLIQIIPASKVNEVLMPIISLVAGLFGYFTVMIPNMANEGSIVDALLAGLPLFPDWVPVTCASEAIVHAINGRADFLLPLAILLILAVLMMLLTSSLVEKGFRTGWIRLSEGGGKKKKKQKTTKVKRGQHTPRHPVIAVGKKEWFAIKRDMREWFVFLPLAFIIIFPLIGLFTGGAALSDLQGFNEISWPIAQLVLLFIYGIFNGQLAAFSIGREGVSVWILRTLPLAGRDIALGKLWISWLLPFIILTVLEVIIGILLGWSITQFVIGIAVKAVITVGISAIGLWLGTTGAKYNPENPQQKVKFGTAILLMVVPYLYLFVALIPFVLLVIPGDVGAFLSEVSNDLSGFWSAFVGVFATLLSWKASYPAFMIILGIIAMLIVSLGIAALLTHVSGRRIDKGLDIEIVSESNSKALFKNKKPGGSLYKRNF, from the coding sequence ATGATGAAAGTACTTCTGAATAATCAACGTAAACTGCTAATCAATTCGATAAAATCACAAAGCAGATCCAATATCATTAGTTATTTCGTAGCCTTGATTATACTTGGTTTCCTCCTGTTTTTCCTGTCCAGGGGCGTCCTGGCTGTAGGCGAATCGATCACGGAGCCCGTGCTTTTAGGAATTTTAGGATACGGCTTTTTAGTGAGTATCGTTTTCATTGTTTTAATGGGCGTGCCACAAGTATTTAAGAATTTGTATGCCGCAACAGATTTAGGCTTACTTTTCACATTGCCTATCCCAACAAGGTATATTTTCTGGGTGAAATATATACAAAGTTTTATTGGTGTTCCGCTTGTGATTTTCGTGTTTCTTGCTGTTCTGCTAATGGTCTACGGGGTTCTAGCGGAAGCGAGCTTAATTTTTTACCCTGTTTCGCTGCTTGTGCTATTAGCGATAATCGCCATCGGTCTTTCGCTTGCTTATTTAATGAACCTCGTGTTGATTCAGATTATCCCAGCCAGTAAGGTTAATGAGGTATTGATGCCAATCATAAGTCTTGTTGCCGGGCTGTTTGGCTATTTTACGGTGATGATACCGAATATGGCAAATGAGGGATCGATCGTTGATGCACTTTTAGCAGGACTTCCATTATTTCCGGACTGGGTTCCTGTCACATGTGCAAGTGAAGCAATCGTGCATGCCATAAATGGGAGAGCGGACTTTCTGCTTCCGCTGGCCATATTACTTATCCTGGCTGTATTAATGATGCTTTTAACATCCAGCCTTGTTGAAAAAGGCTTCCGCACGGGCTGGATCCGGTTAAGTGAAGGTGGTGGGAAGAAGAAAAAGAAACAAAAGACCACGAAAGTGAAAAGAGGTCAACATACACCACGACATCCTGTTATTGCGGTTGGAAAAAAAGAATGGTTTGCAATTAAGCGTGATATGCGGGAATGGTTCGTCTTTTTACCTCTTGCATTCATTATTATTTTCCCATTGATTGGTTTATTCACTGGTGGAGCAGCACTCAGTGATTTGCAAGGGTTTAATGAAATATCCTGGCCGATCGCACAGCTTGTTTTACTTTTCATTTATGGTATTTTTAATGGACAGTTGGCTGCTTTTTCCATTGGGAGAGAAGGCGTATCTGTTTGGATATTACGGACCCTTCCATTGGCCGGTCGTGATATAGCACTTGGAAAACTCTGGATCAGCTGGCTTCTGCCATTTATTATATTAACAGTACTTGAAGTTATTATCGGAATATTACTTGGTTGGTCAATCACGCAGTTTGTTATCGGGATTGCTGTGAAAGCAGTTATTACGGTTGGGATCAGTGCGATTGGATTATGGCTTGGCACAACCGGGGCGAAATATAACCCGGAAAATCCGCAACAGAAGGTGAAATTTGGAACAGCTATTCTTTTAATGGTTGTGCCCTATCTTTATCTATTCGTTGCTCTAATTCCATTTGTGCTTTTGGTCATTCCCGGTGATGTCGGGGCATTTCTATCAGAGGTAAGCAATGATCTGTCCGGATTTTGGAGTGCATTCGTTGGCGTCTTTGCAACACTTCTATCCTGGAAGGCGAGCTATCCTGCTTTCATGATCATCCTTGGTATTATTGCGATGCTCATTGTTTCATTGGGGATTGCTGCACTGTTAACGCACGTCAGTGGACGTCGGATTGATAAAGGGCTTGATATTGAGATTGTAAGTGAAAGTAATTCAAAAGCTTTGTTTAAAAATAAAAAACCTGGTGGTAGTTTATATAAGAGGAATTTTTAA
- a CDS encoding GNAT family N-acetyltransferase, protein MDFLIRKMKRKDIPQVQDVAKASWNATYEGIIPARIQENFLKAAYSNKMIKKRLKNTLIYVAEVDGKVVGFANYTPGSKDGNVELAALYLFPAYQGKGIGTALLHESMDQLGSREVHLSVEKNNEIGTTFYKAKGFEVVSEFDDDFDGHILRTVRMVLKV, encoded by the coding sequence ATGGATTTTTTGATTCGTAAGATGAAAAGGAAAGATATACCGCAAGTGCAGGATGTTGCAAAAGCGAGCTGGAATGCAACATATGAAGGCATTATTCCTGCCCGTATACAGGAAAATTTCTTAAAAGCTGCTTATAGTAACAAGATGATAAAAAAGCGTTTAAAGAACACGCTTATTTATGTTGCGGAAGTGGATGGAAAAGTGGTGGGCTTTGCCAATTATACTCCCGGTTCCAAAGACGGAAACGTGGAACTTGCTGCGCTTTATTTATTTCCGGCATACCAAGGAAAAGGGATAGGTACTGCTCTGTTACATGAAAGTATGGATCAATTAGGTTCAAGGGAAGTTCATTTAAGCGTTGAAAAAAATAATGAAATCGGTACAACATTCTATAAAGCAAAGGGATTTGAAGTCGTCTCTGAGTTTGATGATGACTTTGATGGTCATATTTTGCGGACAGTGCGTATGGTGTTGAAAGTATAG
- a CDS encoding type II toxin-antitoxin system death-on-curing family toxin has product MRYLTYKEVAAINQYIIERFSPGEQIGIKSTELLDSAVHRPSQSVFGEDAYHSVFEKAGALFESIAQTQAFHNANKRTAFLSLTQFLYYNGYDFEMNSQTEQANFTVNVVNKKYSFNEMVEVIETYSFPF; this is encoded by the coding sequence ATGCGGTACTTAACATATAAAGAAGTTGCTGCCATTAACCAATATATCATTGAAAGATTTAGTCCTGGAGAGCAAATTGGGATAAAGTCAACTGAATTGTTAGATTCAGCTGTGCATCGGCCCAGTCAATCCGTTTTTGGTGAAGATGCTTATCATTCAGTCTTTGAAAAAGCAGGAGCACTCTTTGAATCTATTGCCCAAACCCAGGCTTTTCACAATGCTAATAAACGTACAGCTTTTTTGTCATTAACACAATTTTTGTATTATAACGGGTATGATTTTGAAATGAACAGTCAGACGGAGCAAGCAAATTTTACTGTCAATGTGGTTAATAAAAAGTACAGCTTTAATGAAATGGTAGAGGTAATTGAAACATATAGTTTCCCTTTTTGA
- a CDS encoding GNAT family N-acetyltransferase → MNIRKATKSDAQHIAKVHVDSWRTTYKGILPDEFLQKLSYDQRTKLWESNVTEQNVYVAENEEGEIVGFSTGGKKKTGNYDAFLGELYAIYIMEEFQGKGIGKMLTQPVIEDLKQFGINSMIVLALEDNPSKYFYESLGAREIDSMEITIAGVDLNELVYGWDDLSEF, encoded by the coding sequence ATGAATATTAGAAAAGCTACAAAGAGTGATGCTCAGCATATAGCAAAAGTACATGTAGACAGTTGGCGAACGACATACAAAGGAATTTTGCCAGATGAATTTTTACAAAAGTTGTCCTATGATCAGCGAACGAAATTATGGGAAAGTAATGTGACTGAACAAAACGTGTATGTTGCTGAAAATGAGGAAGGAGAGATAGTTGGATTTTCAACTGGTGGTAAAAAGAAAACCGGAAATTATGATGCGTTTCTTGGCGAGCTGTATGCAATTTATATAATGGAAGAATTTCAAGGAAAAGGAATAGGGAAAATGTTGACGCAACCAGTAATTGAAGATCTTAAGCAATTCGGTATCAATTCCATGATTGTACTGGCTTTAGAAGATAATCCTTCCAAGTATTTTTACGAATCCTTGGGTGCTAGAGAGATAGATTCAATGGAAATTACAATTGCTGGGGTGGATCTTAATGAGTTGGTTTATGGATGGGATGATTTGAGTGAATTCTAG
- a CDS encoding ABC transporter ATP-binding protein, translating into MTVASIKLTDITKSYGRQEAVHNLNLEVPKGELFGFLGPNGAGKTTTIKMMTGLLEPSTGSVEIGGVNIWKEPIKAKKLIAYVPDQPNLYPKLTGWDYLEFIASVFRIPQDRFQAKTEELLRVFSLTDRANELIESYSHGMKQKIAICGALVHEPDVLFLDEPTVGLDPKSARSLKNLLRQLCDNGMTAFVSTHILEIAEQMCDRVGIILDGNIIALGTMDELKTQEGKGDQSLEDIFLELTGGEDQQDIISEISKEAQGDSK; encoded by the coding sequence ATGACCGTAGCATCTATTAAACTAACAGACATAACAAAATCATACGGGAGACAAGAAGCGGTACATAATCTGAATTTGGAAGTTCCGAAAGGGGAACTATTCGGCTTTTTAGGGCCAAATGGCGCAGGAAAAACAACGACAATTAAAATGATGACGGGTTTACTGGAACCTTCGACTGGGTCAGTTGAAATAGGTGGCGTTAACATTTGGAAGGAGCCCATCAAAGCGAAGAAGCTGATCGCTTATGTTCCTGACCAACCCAATCTATATCCAAAATTAACGGGGTGGGATTATCTCGAATTTATTGCCTCCGTTTTTCGAATTCCACAAGATAGATTTCAAGCAAAAACAGAAGAATTACTACGTGTATTTAGTTTAACAGATCGCGCAAATGAATTAATTGAAAGTTATTCACACGGAATGAAACAAAAAATAGCCATATGCGGGGCGCTGGTCCATGAGCCTGATGTGTTATTTTTGGATGAACCCACCGTCGGACTTGATCCAAAAAGCGCACGAAGCCTGAAAAACTTGCTCAGACAGTTATGTGATAACGGGATGACCGCTTTTGTTTCGACACATATCCTGGAGATCGCTGAACAAATGTGTGACCGTGTTGGCATTATTTTAGATGGAAACATTATTGCGTTAGGAACGATGGATGAACTGAAAACACAAGAGGGAAAAGGAGATCAAAGCCTTGAAGATATCTTCCTGGAGCTAACCGGCGGGGAGGATCAGCAGGATATAATTAGCGAAATATCGAAAGAAGCGCAAGGTGACAGCAAATGA
- a CDS encoding AbrB/MazE/SpoVT family DNA-binding domain-containing protein, translated as MSKHERKVTKIGNSYGITFPKELLKEAGISYGDNVQLEVKEGDIVLKKGKQVELPEGISEDFFEVLERNTDKHKETINELVDR; from the coding sequence ATGAGTAAACATGAACGAAAAGTAACCAAAATCGGCAACAGCTATGGGATTACCTTTCCGAAAGAACTATTAAAAGAAGCAGGAATTTCTTATGGAGACAACGTTCAATTGGAAGTGAAGGAGGGCGACATTGTGTTAAAAAAAGGTAAACAGGTAGAGCTTCCTGAAGGTATAAGTGAAGATTTCTTTGAAGTGTTGGAACGTAATACGGATAAACATAAAGAAACAATAAACGAATTGGTGGACAGATAA
- a CDS encoding GNAT family N-acetyltransferase, protein MLHFDKIDLIKDRDTVIRFRRDSFVISFGDDSGLGKESEYLDWLEDKIAHFPAGFVLVKENDEPIGQLELSIREYEGENIGYVHLYYLTPKKRGSGVSRELHHYAMQFFKTRNVNEFHLRVATGNTNAIKFYIKNGMQKVGPELDGKVFRMKGIIDIGV, encoded by the coding sequence TTGTTGCATTTTGATAAAATCGACTTAATAAAGGATCGTGATACGGTTATCCGCTTTCGAAGAGATTCCTTTGTTATAAGTTTTGGGGATGATTCAGGTTTAGGAAAAGAATCTGAGTATCTGGATTGGCTGGAAGATAAGATAGCTCATTTTCCAGCTGGATTTGTTTTGGTAAAAGAAAATGATGAACCAATTGGACAGCTTGAACTTTCCATTCGAGAGTATGAAGGAGAAAATATCGGTTATGTTCATTTATATTATCTAACCCCGAAAAAGCGAGGTAGTGGAGTCAGTCGGGAGCTACATCATTATGCAATGCAATTTTTCAAAACAAGAAATGTAAATGAATTTCATTTAAGAGTGGCTACAGGCAATACAAATGCGATTAAATTTTACATAAAGAATGGTATGCAGAAAGTTGGTCCAGAGTTGGATGGGAAGGTTTTTCGTATGAAAGGGATTATAGATATAGGTGTGTGA
- a CDS encoding GNAT family N-acetyltransferase yields the protein MPVDNSFVLSTERINLRKMNNNDVGNLMEIFSDPVAMEYYPSTKDEQETKKWIDWTISNYANFGSGLWIVEEKETGEFLGQCGIVLQKVDGVVEMEIGYLFARRVWGNGYATEAALACKKYGFEELGLTRMISLIDINNVPSIKVAERIGMKWEKRINKWGKDIDVYSVSL from the coding sequence ATGCCAGTGGATAACTCGTTTGTATTAAGCACAGAAAGAATAAACTTAAGAAAAATGAACAATAATGACGTGGGAAATTTAATGGAAATTTTCTCAGACCCAGTAGCTATGGAATATTATCCATCCACCAAAGATGAACAGGAGACGAAGAAATGGATTGACTGGACAATAAGCAATTATGCCAACTTTGGCTCTGGCTTGTGGATTGTTGAGGAAAAAGAAACAGGAGAGTTTCTCGGGCAATGTGGGATTGTTCTGCAAAAAGTCGATGGTGTGGTCGAAATGGAGATCGGATATTTATTTGCAAGGCGTGTGTGGGGAAATGGGTACGCTACTGAGGCAGCATTAGCTTGTAAAAAATATGGATTTGAAGAACTGGGATTGACAAGGATGATTTCCTTAATCGATATAAATAATGTTCCATCGATTAAAGTGGCGGAACGGATAGGGATGAAATGGGAAAAGCGTATTAATAAATGGGGCAAGGATATAGATGTTTATTCCGTTTCTTTGTGA